A window of Candidatus Thermoplasmatota archaeon genomic DNA:
TGTACGTTCTCATCGCCGTTCGAGGGAACACGACCGGCAGTGACATGCAGACGATAGCGGTCGATGGCGGGAACGCCGGTGCGGTCGTCTACACGCTGGCGGACTTCGACCAGACCGATTTCAACCCGTTCTACTTGGATCAGGTATCGGCGGGCTCCCACGGCGTCTATCCTCCGTCGGGCAATGGCATCTGGGTCACCTACCGAGTCGGCTGGGTCGACGGGAAGGGAACAGGCAGCAACGTCACGAACCTGACCATCGATGTGACGCTCGGACCGGACCCGTCCGACATCTTCGTGGTCCACTTCGATGCCTACGGCCTGGACGCTGACGGAGAGCTGAAGTACTGGAGTCCCAACGGTCACGACTCGACGGTCGTCATGAAGGAGGAGAAGGGAAACGGCAAGGGCAAGGGCCACGGAAAGAAGCCCAAGAAGAAGCCGGTCGAGGACGAGGAGGACCCCGTGGAGGACCCGGAGCAACCGCCGGTCGAGGACGAGCCCGAGGACCCGGCGCCTGTTGAGGAGCAACCCGTTGGTGAAGAGGAGGAAGTCCCCGTTGAGGAGCCTGAGTCGCCGCCGACCGAGGAACCGGAGGACCCTGTGCCAGACGAGGAGCCAGCTGAGGGAAGCACTCCGGAGACGGAGGACCCAATTCTGCCCGATCAGGGGGATGAGACGGAAGCCGAGGTCGAGACGCCTCCGATCGAGCCTCTCATCGAGGATGATGGTTCCAGCGGGACCGATGAGACCCTTGCGGGGGAGTTCGAGCCTTCCTCAGGGACGGACATTGCGTTGCCTGTCGTTGCACTCCTCGCCCTTGCGGTATCATTGCTGGTCCTTGCAGTTCGGATGAGGAAGCGCTGAGCCCTACTTCTTCATCGCCCTCTTGAATATGGGAACCGCGACAGCCAGCAGCACGATTCCGAACGTGATCAGGATGATCAGCTCTGTCGAGATGGACTGAATGTCCGCTCCCAGGATCATAACCTTTCTCAGCGCGCTCGTCGCGTACGTAAGCGGGAGTGACCAAGCGATGTACTGCATGAACACCGGCATCTGCTGGATGGGGAAGAAGACGCCGCTCAGGAACATCATCGGGAACATGAGCGTCATCATCGCCATCGTCGCCGTCTGCTCGTCCCTCGCGACGGAGGTAATGAGGATCCCGAGCCCCACGAAGCTGAACACTCCCAGGATCAGCAGGAAGAGGAGCAGGAGGAAGTTCCCCTGGATCGTCACTCCGAATATCAGCACTGCAAGGCCGAGGACTATCAGCCCCTGAATCAGCCCCCTCGACGTCTGCGCTATCGTCTTTCCCAGGATGATCGAGAGCCTGCCGATCGGCGCGACCATCATCCCGTCCAGTGTGCCGAACTCCTTCTCGTACGAGATCGCATGGGGCAGCCCTGTCATGACGGACATCATCACAGTCATCGCCATTATCCCGGGGGCGACGAAGTCGAAGTAGCTCGGGTTCCCGGGAACGATGCCTCTCGTCTCCACTGTGTAGGGCTTCACGATGGCTAGAGCCTCGCTGCTGTTCACCCCGAGCTGCACGCTCAGGTTGGCTATCGCCCTCCACGTGCCCATCTGCTCGATGACTTGGGTGAGGATCCCCTGCAGCAGCAGCGATATCTGCGGGTTCGATTGGTCCGAGACTATCTCGACGACCGCTTGCGTGCCGCTCTCCAGGTTGGACGAGAAGTTCGATGGTATGATGACCCCACCAGCAAGCTCACCGTCCCGGATCCTTTGCTTGATGTCGTCGAAGCCAGTGGAGTCCTTAAGGCTCAGGAGCCCGCTCTCCTCGCTCACGTATGTCAGGTTCTGAGCAAAGGCGATGCCGAGCGGTCCGTCATCCTCGTTGGCAAGGCCCACGTCCGCGTTCTCCAGCGCGCTCTCCGTCGGGAATATGTACCCCACCATGACCATCATGAAGAGGGGCATGAGGATGAGCATGACCATCGCCATGCGGTTCCTCCACAGGTCC
This region includes:
- a CDS encoding ABC transporter permease, with product MGAGDTLRHSLWIAWKDLLDLWRNRMAMVMLILMPLFMMVMVGYIFPTESALENADVGLANEDDGPLGIAFAQNLTYVSEESGLLSLKDSTGFDDIKQRIRDGELAGGVIIPSNFSSNLESGTQAVVEIVSDQSNPQISLLLQGILTQVIEQMGTWRAIANLSVQLGVNSSEALAIVKPYTVETRGIVPGNPSYFDFVAPGIMAMTVMMSVMTGLPHAISYEKEFGTLDGMMVAPIGRLSIILGKTIAQTSRGLIQGLIVLGLAVLIFGVTIQGNFLLLLFLLILGVFSFVGLGILITSVARDEQTATMAMMTLMFPMMFLSGVFFPIQQMPVFMQYIAWSLPLTYATSALRKVMILGADIQSISTELIILITFGIVLLAVAVPIFKRAMKK